Part of the Sebastes umbrosus isolate fSebUmb1 chromosome 3, fSebUmb1.pri, whole genome shotgun sequence genome is shown below.
ACCCGGAGGATGGGAGAAAAGAATGAGCCGCAATTCAGGTAATGACCCAGAAACCCCTTTAGAGAAGCTAataatgctaatgctaagctaagctacatGTGTAGCTAACGTAGATGTTAGCATCTACCAAACATCTGTGTTTAGTGATGCAACCAGGCAGCTGGGACTTCAACTCTGATGGTGATATGCTGAAACTACTGATGCATAACTCTATTGTGCAGGTGTGTTGTGTTAAATGTGGTGTTTGGTgtgttgttttggttgttttgtttcattaaaGGCGCTGAGCAGAGCTGATGCATGCAGGGCCTGCTGCATGACGTCACTCTGCTCAGTGCCTCACCTGCAGACTGACTGCACGAGCCTCAGCAGGTTATTTTACATATGTATTATGTTGGGAGGCCAAAGAAGCTTAGTAGAGTCTAATTCAAGCATAAATAAATCTTTCATGTCATCTTTTTCCCACTCAGCTTTGTGGCTTATAGGTTACAGtacaacagtggtggaagaagtattcagatcctttacttaagtaaaaaagtACTTATAACAAACTGAAGATCCTCCACTACACTTAAAGgtcatgcattcaaaactttacttaagtaaaagttttttttaaccttagCCTTAGCCTTAGTCTAGAGAATGAATGTTGACTTTGGGCTGGCTCTGATAACTCAATTCATCTTGGCCAAAAACAGAGCTCTCCTTTTCACACATTTAACATCTGTACATCTCTCAATATGTAGAACTCACTGGAATCATGTTTatgattcaagatgtttattgtcacgccggttataggtacaatcgtgtgaaatgctttttgctgggaagctccatttaaaataataagttataatacaattataaaaggaaatactttgtacaagggaatattaagaacatatacattaagaacatatacatatcagaaagtatgaatgtacatatataagaaatactttgtacaaggcatattaagaacatatacagtataagatatatttttgtgtgagaaggtgttgtatgaattatctatttaaaagtctgatggcctggggtaAAAAagctgttcctcagtctgctgtagcgagtcctgggggtcctgtatcttctaccagagggcaggatggagaacaggctgttgtgggtgtgtgtgtgtgtgtgtgttgtccttaataaccctcagggacttcctgaggcaccgctgggtgtacagcttctgcaggctgggcagctcgcacccAGTGATGTGTTGGTTATGTGAAGTATTATAAGGTGCTGTGTCACCAAAATTGAGTTGGCAGCCTGCTGTGACTGCATGAATGCAAGTGGCTGCAGAAACCCTGAATtttatatgatgatgatgatatgacAATATTGACAAAGAATCTGTATATCTAAAGTGCATCGGTCTCGTCAGAGCCGATATACGATCCGCTAGATAAGGTTAGTATTGCCACTGATACCGATCTAGGGTattggattggtgcatccccaAATACAGTTGCCATAACAACTTAATAAGGTTAGGGTAATATGttatgttgctgttgtttgcaaaGTTAGCTCCATCAGCCGTCTCCActttgagagctgtgtggaggcaatagacgTGCTCTGAATTTCGTATTGAGCTCCTTTTAATGTTGTGTCTTCAACTTGTTCTGCTgccttcatttgcataaaaaaagtcactgaATGCATCTTTAATCTCTCTTTCCCCTCCAGGtaaagtgtactacttcaaccACATCACCAACGCCAGCCAGTGGGAACGTCCGGTGGGAGATGGCCGTGGAGAGCCAGACAAGGTTATTATGTGtaatattctaaatgtatttattattataatatcaataaacttTTTTATTATAGAGCACCTTTCAAAATAACAGTTACAAAGtactttacaagaaaacataaaacaagACTGAACTAGTTTGATGATTAAAGTTAGTGATGGTTGGTAGAGGCCACATGAAGCGTTGGTACTTCCTGCCAATAAAAGCTTTGGAGCGCTGAACTAAGCAAGAACAGTGACATCTGGTGGTTTGCAGAAACTATAGCAGCCCTTTAAGACGAGCCAAAGCACTACAACACCCCGCTGATTCATACTGTGGTTTCAGTCCTGTGTGTGTAATAAAAGGcttcattttgtttattttaatctaGATTATAAGTGTTGCAGTATACACACATTTTGTGCAATAGCATAGAAtagaatagtaaaaaaaaaacaatgaaataaatcagCCTACATATCAAATATCTTTGacattatatatgtatgtatcttTTTGGTGTGTGCTTTTCCTTCATGGTCGACATTTAGGCTCTAACAAACAAGCTTTGGTGCCAATGTATCGTCCACACATGCCAGGTCAAAATTTGCGATGAAGTCAAATGTTACTCTTTAAGATTTTTATCAGCAGGTTTAATGTTAGAAGATAAGCGTTGGTGCTACCTACTCAGCAGTATGTCAGAGTTGAACTGTAGAGTTTACAGGAGACCGGGGAGGTTTTTTATTTCCATAATAACTCAGTTTCACTAGAAACACAATTTGTCTTAAAGTTAACATCTTAATATCATGTTTTGTAAATGGTTCAAGAGGTCAGGGTAGTTCATTCATTAGATAACATTTCCCTGTGCCACACCTGTGTTGCTGCTGACATTACATTGATGATGTACACACCCTGTTGATCACATCTTTCTAAtgaactgtacaattaaccgtTCCCATTCAGAGAAACACTCAAGGAAGTAATCAAACTGGCACGGGGTCATCCAGGACACTTTGTTGTTTGTAGGACTTCTTCATTTGATCACGCAGTACTTTACACAGTGATGtataattgtgatttttttctcaccaaTATTACGATTTTAGATTTAAATTATGTTCTATAAACTCCAGGCCTGTTTCTGTGGTCTATACAGTATTAAACAAGGTGCAACTGTGCCAAAGATAAACACAAGCTTGTCTTATTTATACATGATAGAATCAGAtaaaataatgcattttaatgttcaCCTCGTAGTTTCGACACAAGAATGACGGCAGTGTGGTTTTTCATCCTATAATTAgttattgtgttgttgttaatgattgttattataattaaataGCAACTAATGGCACTATTAAAGGTTATGATTTATTAATTGGTGTTTTAAGTGAGGGATAaagtacagcgagccggtcatgtttgtgaaagaatccccgacggGGCGATGCTGAAAACAATAGAACAACAACATTTGGGTTACTAGGAAAGATCCGTTTGGCGGGTTTATGATacctttgtgtttttaattagttCTTTGTTCGTCAGGAGATGTTTTGATTTGTAAAAGCAGTATAATTAGCACCGGTGTCTTTAATAACATTTACaatgttctgttctgttcaagTGTTCCAGGAAgcagtgacagtgagccagcatgcacaataccaggactgaagcagctaaatggcaTTCAGCCATCATTTAGTGTAATAAAATCCATTTGTTAAgtacgggataatgtacagcaagccggtcattgttgtgaattaaaccccgacagggcaatGCAagaccctgaaggggtttatttcacaacaacgacccgctaactgtacattatctcccttattacacagctacttacttaagaaatcaatactAATTTTTAACACAAAAATGATCCGCCAGAGTCAGACAACAGAACagtgcccatagcaacagtctgttatacatagcgacggtctgctacaaagaaataacagaccataacTTACTTTAATTAGATCGGGATCTCTATTAGAActacaaataaagttttgtgGGTTTAAACAAAGTTTGGCTGCACAGTGTCAGTTTTGTACCGACTGGCGAGTCCGTGAGGTTTAAGGGGTTAACAACTTTATTAACGTTTTCAATTCCTGACCCAATCAGTTAATGTCATGGGAGAAGTCGTTATGCCTAATTCATGCAACTAAATTAAAAACTCAAAAcactttattaataatttactcACTTTCCAGTAAGCCATGAGGTCTGACGTTATAGTAAATCTTAAATAAATAGGTCATAGGTTTGTCACTTTCTAATTAGCCAAAGAGCGAATTAATACGATTTTTTATCAACAGCGATTAAGCCATGAGTTACAATttagttattcatttatttaattatgtcttattacctccgccatGGCCgaaggaaggaggttatgtttcaCCGGCactggtttgttggtttgtccgtttggaggattactccaaaagtctgcgatggatttgaatgcaatccattagattttggtggcgatctggattcaggaatttttttaaggattccagTCAGCCAGAActttaagacctctgggtataacacatgcacggtgtaactgatgatgcgttgatgacgcatgacctctttccttcagagagagttTAGTATGTGTTTCCCCAGACCTCCACACAGTAGGTCATGTATGGAACTACAAGAGaacaatactgtatatagagtgAGTTCTCATTCTACATATCTATAGTTTTATATAACACTGCAATGGTTTTAGACATTTTAGTTTTCACATTAGTTTTCAACATAATTTATCATCATTTTGCCGATTGCCAAATATCATAAACTTTGGTCCGGTGCTCCACCCTCTTTAGACTCGGGTATTCTTGACCTAATTCTCTCTTTTCaatctctgtgtgtgcagaggGCCCTGCAATCTCATGCCCTTTTATGGGGATTGGCAGGGCATTTACCTATGTTAATTAGGGTCAACTGGCACACACCTTCAATTTAAAAGGACGATGGGATTAATTATAACAACACAGGTACGAACAGTTCTGCAGTTTAAGAACACGTTGTGAATCTGACGTACATTTTTCTCCTTTCTTAAGAACTAATTTAAGAACAAAGTTAGGAAGGTATTGGTGAATGAAGCCCAATGTTATGAGTAGGCTATGATTATCAGAtcaatacgaacattcaggtcgcctcacagcaagagggtcgcaggttcaaacccagcttggggcccttctgtgtggagtttgcatgttctccccgtgttagcgtgggttttctccaggttctccggtttcctcccacagtccaaagacatgcagcttaggttaattgttgactctaatttgtccgtaggtgtgaatgtgggcgtgaatggttgtctgtctctatgtgtcagccctgtgatagtctggcgacctgtccagggtataccccgccttcgcccaatgtcagctgggatcagctccagccccctgcgactctgaataggataaggggttacagataatggatggatggatggatggatggatggatggatggatggatggatggatggacgaacattcaggctccttCCTGTGGCTTTGAAATTCTTcaaatttatttggcgaccctaataaaaCCTCCTGCGACCAACCTTtgggtcccgacccagtctttgggaatgactggtcgaagagaaaaaaacaaagactggCACTCAATACACCAGTCTTATTGATTCTGAGGTGATTTGACActgatcagtttgtttttttcccactcactcAGGTACGCTGCTCTCACCTCCTAGTGAAGCATAATCAGTCACGTCGTCCATCTTCTTGGCGGGAACAAAATATCACACGAACTAAAGACGAGGCCCTGGAACTCATTCAGAGTACGTACGGCAtcggagggggagggggggcgggGTTGGAAATGTGGCTCGATCAGGTCTAATCAACATGTTTAAtttgttctttatttctctgttttggTGCAGAGTACATAGAAGAGATCAAGGGTGGAGAGGAGAAGTTTGAGTCCCTTGCGTCTCAGTTCAGCGACTGCAGCTCAGCTAAGAACGGTGGCGATCTGGGATTATTTGGCAGAGGTACatactcgcacacacacacacacacacacacacacacacacacacacacacacaacgatGCAACAGTATACGCATCACACTCCTATTCATGAATATACAAACCCACAAGAGTTGTACACATTACGTCAAGGGTTgctaaatatgtgtgtgttaatatgtttttgttattttatttagcagGACAAcaaattcaacaaagctgtgtgattaaaaaatatgtaattactTCCAGGAGGAGTTTTAGTGCAGGAAGTTTTATTTTGGAGGTTAAATTTGGTCCATGAGCATTTATGTTGTATCACCTGTGTACTTAGTTAGCCAGgagttaaagggtcagttcacccaagtCAGTGCTTTCTAGCACAGAGATGCAGTTTGTTcttctttcatttcattctcatttCTGCCATTGTTGCTCTTATTTCTCAACACTGTGGTGACAAGCATCCAACTTAAAGGTATAATGTGCAAGAATGAACtaaattaacttaaaaaaaacaatatatagactgatacaaaaacaaTCCCTCCCAATAATCACttctgacccactagaagtgtgtatggtggtgtctgtttctacagagaccctgcagccctccgCCTGTAATCTGTCTTTTCTTCTTAATTTGCGTACCTCGGGACGCTGCTGGGCATCTGAAAACAGCCTTTAGGCCCCGCGTGGGGGTGTAACCCCGAGCCAATAACAGCGTACAGGGTGTGCTGCctgttcaggtggtcaaatatcgccgctttgtcacgcccctcggcttcTGATACCGACTCACAAGTTTACTTTGCTCCGTTAGATAAAAAGCGACCATATTTCACAGATTGGAACgggttgtgttatgtgcatgtgttccagtgatCCAGCGGACAAGAagcctgcattcattcaaaatccgacAACTCTGCACCTTCCCGCAGAGTCGTGCGGAGTTAGTTGGTTGTTTATTAGTGTTTTTTAGAACGCAACTGCTgagaaacaatcagaaaataacgctttatttctctgattttgCTGTTTTGTTCTCACTATCGCCGCTCCCTCTGTCCAGTCACTGTCACTGCttgaccatcgctgctctctctctctctctctcggcttgTTGAGCTGTGGAGGTTCGGCAAACTTTGAATGCACCCGACAAcagttgcatattatacctttgaTAACGATTACTCACCGGCCGTGCCCCAGAGACACACCCAAACTAAAACttaatgaaatgtaattaaGAGAATGCAGGACTTCATGCACTGTACACACAGGTCACAGAtgatttttatttgaatgtttataatcattttattactttaatataaCATATCTGTTTATGTTTTAGGTCAAATGCAGAAGCCTTTTGAAGATGCCTCCTTTGCTCTCAAAGTGGGAGACATGAGCGGTCCTGTTTTTACTGACTCTGGAGTCCACATCATCCTACGTACTGGTTGAAAGGAAGAagccacatactgtactttcCTCTTgtgtcctcacacacacacgcaaacacacacaaacacacacacagtccatcCCAACCTGACCTGCTTTATTTTAATGACACACACCACCCAATAGACAAAGCTTATGGGCTGAATCGCATTAGTTTAATGGGATCATTTTGTTCCAAGCTCTATTGAACATGTATGAATAATGTAATCACACTGAACGTCAAGGAGTATTGCAGATTATT
Proteins encoded:
- the pin1 gene encoding peptidyl-prolyl cis-trans isomerase NIMA-interacting 1 → MADEEKLPGGWEKRMSRNSGKVYYFNHITNASQWERPVGDGRGEPDKVRCSHLLVKHNQSRRPSSWREQNITRTKDEALELIQKYIEEIKGGEEKFESLASQFSDCSSAKNGGDLGLFGRGQMQKPFEDASFALKVGDMSGPVFTDSGVHIILRTG